Proteins found in one Triticum aestivum cultivar Chinese Spring chromosome 4D, IWGSC CS RefSeq v2.1, whole genome shotgun sequence genomic segment:
- the LOC123100270 gene encoding zinc transporter 9-like yields the protein MAANLKLAALCLLLFVSSLPLLARAECECETGEEEHDKAGALKLKIIAIFCILVASAAGCAIPSLGRKFPALSPDKDLFFVIKAFAAGVILATAFVHILPEAFERLGSPCLVDGPWQKFPFAGFVAMLAAIATLIVDTIATGYFQRAHAKNTSAAVGYVEASDSEQAHGGHSHGVSAVIASSFSDDGAQLIRHRVISQVLELGIIVHSVIIGMSLGASENASTIKPLVVALTFHQFFEGIGLGGCIVQARFRLKSVLMMALFFSLTLPVGVVIGIGISSAYDENSPRALIVEGLLSAAAAGILNYMALVDLLAEDFMNPRVQNNGRLQVAKTYRFSMRMELEVGIQIGSASTSIMPFASRVKALTTMGTLGSIPFLKAPPWKIVGQWTLLGWCWWRSGSGGGAVWIYRISGNGSRRCTCVDGRAHGSGVVWRRGGIDGNWAWQAQCVNAPEVGTTEDGGAYS from the exons ATGGCTGCCAATCTCAAGCTCGCCGCCTTGTGCCTGCTCCTCTTCGTCTCGTCCCTCCCTTTGCTCGCCCGCGCCGAGTGCGAGTGCGAGACCGGCGAGGAGGAGCACGACAAGGCGGGCGCGCTAAAGCTCAAGATCATCGCCATCTTCTGTATCCTCGTGGCCAGCGCCGCGGGTTGCGCCATTCCCTCGCTCGGCCGAAAGTTCCCGGCGCTGAGCCCGGACAAGGACCTGTTCTTCGTCATCAAGGCCTTCGCGGCGGGGGTTATTCTCGCCACGGCCTTCGTGCACATCCTCCCCGAGGCCTTCGAGCGGCTCGGCTCGCCGTGCCTCGTCGACGGGCCATGGCAGAAGTTCCCGTTCGCCGGATTCGTCGCCATGCTCGCGGCCATTGCCACCCTCATCGTCGACACCATTGCCACGGGATACTTCCAGCGCGCGCACGCCAAGAATACATCCGCGGCCGTCGGGTACGTGGAGGCCTCCGACTCCGAGCAGGCGCACGGTGGGCACTCCCACGGCGTGTCCGCCGTCATCGCGTCGTCATTCTCCGACGACGGCGCGCAGCTCATCCGTCACCGCGTCATCTCGCAG GTGCTGGAGCTGGGGATCATAGTGCACTCGGTGATCATCGGCATGTCTTTGGGTGCATCTGAGAATGCCAGCACGATCAAACCACTCGTGGTGGCGCTAACTTTTCATCAATTCTTCGAAGGGATAGGGCTGGGAGGATGCATCGTTCAG GCTAGGTTTCGCCTCAAGTCTGTCTTGATGATGGCGCTCTTCTTCTCACTCACGCTGCCAGTTGGTGTCGTGATCGGCATCGGGATATCCTCTGCTTACGACGAGAATAGCCCTAGGGCCCTAATTGTGGAAGGGCTCCTCAGCGCTGCCGCCGCCGGAATTCTGAACTACATGGCGCTCGTCGACCTTCTAGCGGAAGATTTCATGAATCCTAGGGTGCAGAACAACGGAAGGTTGCAG GTCGCAAAAACCTACCGGTTCTCGATGCGGATGGAGCTGGAGGTGGGGATTCAGATCGG ATCTGCTTCCACCTCCATCATGCCATTTGCCTCCCGGGTGAAAGCCCTAACTACGATGGGCACCTTGGGCTctattcccttcttgaaggcgccgccttggaagATAGTTGGCCAGTGGACACTGTTGGGTTGGTGTTGGTGGCGCTCTGGATCAGGAGGTGGTGCGGTGTGGATCTATCGCATTAGCGGCAACGGGTCTCGGCGATGCACGTGTGTTGATGGACGCGCACATGGtagtggcgttgtctggcgtcgtggtggcatcgACGGCAATTGGGCCTGGCAAGCTCAATGTGTGAACGCTCCTGAAGTTGGGACAACGGAAGATGGCGGCGCATATTCTTGA